In Mongoliitalea daihaiensis, one DNA window encodes the following:
- a CDS encoding CoA transferase subunit A, whose translation MQAKIQTLQEAIATHLFDGATVAMEGFTHLIPFAAGHEIIRQGFKNLELVRMTPDMIYDQLIGAGCVRKLRFSWGGNPGVGSLYRLREAIEKGYPQPLEVDEHSHAAMAAAYAAGASGMPCAIFKGYYGADLEKVNPSIKTLACPFTGERLVAVPAIRPDVTIIHAQKASKKGDVSLEGIVGVQKEAVLAAKAAIVTVEEIVDELQPSSPNAVILPSWTVSAVVHVPGGAKPSYAHGYYSRDNKAYMDWEAISKDRDKFNQWLQELKSTDYAV comes from the coding sequence ATGCAAGCTAAGATACAAACATTGCAAGAGGCTATTGCCACCCATCTCTTTGATGGGGCAACGGTAGCTATGGAGGGATTTACACATCTGATTCCCTTTGCCGCAGGCCATGAGATTATCCGTCAGGGATTCAAAAATCTGGAATTGGTTCGGATGACTCCGGATATGATTTATGATCAGCTGATTGGGGCAGGGTGTGTTCGCAAATTAAGATTCTCTTGGGGAGGAAACCCGGGGGTGGGATCTTTGTACCGCTTGCGGGAAGCTATTGAAAAAGGCTACCCTCAACCCTTGGAAGTCGATGAACATTCTCATGCGGCCATGGCAGCAGCTTATGCAGCCGGAGCATCAGGTATGCCATGTGCCATTTTCAAAGGATATTATGGAGCGGATTTGGAGAAAGTCAATCCTTCTATCAAGACACTTGCCTGTCCATTTACTGGAGAACGATTGGTGGCAGTACCAGCCATTCGACCTGATGTTACCATCATCCATGCCCAAAAAGCCTCCAAAAAAGGGGACGTTTCCTTGGAAGGAATTGTGGGTGTGCAAAAGGAGGCTGTCCTTGCTGCCAAAGCTGCCATCGTAACTGTGGAGGAAATCGTGGATGAGTTACAGCCTTCAAGCCCGAATGCCGTGATTTTGCCTTCCTGGACTGTCAGCGCTGTAGTACATGTACCCGGTGGTGCCAAACCCAGTTATGCCCATGGATATTATAGCCGAGATAACAAAGCGTACATGGATTGGGAAGCGATTTCCAAAGACCGAGATAAATTTAATCAGTGGCTTCAGGAATTAAAATCAACAGACTATGCAGTATAA
- the pcaF gene encoding 3-oxoadipyl-CoA thiolase: protein MQEVFICAFKRSPIGRYGGSLSGVRPDDLAAAVIKGTLATLPHVDTEAIDDVIFGCANQAGEDNRSVARMASLLAGLPTSIPGGTVNRLCGSGMDAILIASRMIKSGDADLILAGGVESMSRAPFIIPKADAAFSRNMSIEDSTLGYRFINPVLDSLYGSDSMPETAENVAEMYHIKREDQDRFAFASQEKCAAAQQSGRFAQEILPMEVKVGKNKVLFDQDEHPRAGTSLEKLGSLPVLFRKNGTVTAGNASGINDGAACLVLASEKAIKKYQLEPIARVLTGAVAGVPPRIMGIGPVPATQKLWARTGLSDRDFDLYEFNEAFAAQALACLQELGIAFDDPRVNVNGGAIALGHPLGMSGARITGTLALEMQARKAKRGLATMCIGVGQGISIALELV, encoded by the coding sequence ATGCAGGAAGTTTTTATTTGCGCGTTTAAGCGAAGTCCCATTGGACGCTATGGAGGGAGTTTGTCAGGGGTAAGACCGGATGATTTAGCAGCAGCAGTTATCAAAGGTACGTTAGCTACCCTTCCTCATGTGGATACAGAAGCAATTGACGATGTGATTTTTGGCTGTGCCAATCAGGCAGGTGAAGATAATCGCAGTGTGGCCCGCATGGCCTCTTTGTTGGCCGGATTACCGACATCCATACCAGGCGGCACGGTCAATAGGCTTTGTGGTTCTGGAATGGATGCCATCTTGATAGCCTCCCGCATGATTAAATCTGGGGATGCCGATTTAATTTTGGCAGGAGGAGTCGAAAGCATGTCACGGGCACCATTTATCATTCCTAAGGCAGATGCGGCTTTTTCTAGAAACATGAGTATTGAGGATAGTACTTTGGGTTATCGCTTTATCAACCCTGTGTTGGATTCCTTGTATGGTTCGGATAGCATGCCAGAGACGGCGGAAAATGTGGCCGAAATGTATCATATCAAGCGGGAAGACCAAGACCGCTTTGCGTTTGCTTCTCAGGAAAAATGTGCCGCTGCCCAGCAATCGGGAAGGTTTGCACAGGAGATTCTCCCCATGGAAGTGAAGGTGGGGAAAAATAAGGTGCTCTTTGACCAAGACGAGCATCCACGAGCAGGAACAAGTTTGGAAAAGTTGGGTTCGCTACCTGTACTTTTTAGAAAAAATGGAACAGTAACCGCTGGCAATGCCTCTGGTATCAATGATGGTGCTGCCTGTCTGGTGTTGGCATCTGAAAAAGCCATAAAAAAGTATCAACTGGAGCCCATTGCCCGGGTGTTGACAGGTGCCGTGGCGGGTGTTCCTCCAAGAATTATGGGTATAGGACCTGTACCTGCTACACAAAAACTATGGGCAAGAACAGGGCTTTCAGACAGAGATTTTGATTTGTATGAATTCAATGAGGCTTTTGCTGCACAGGCTTTGGCATGTTTGCAGGAATTAGGGATTGCTTTTGATGACCCTCGAGTAAATGTGAACGGTGGAGCGATCGCTCTTGGGCACCCACTGGGCATGTCGGGAGCTCGGATTACAGGCACATTGGCGCTTGAAATGCAGGCTAGAAAAGCCAAAAGAGGCTTGGCCACTATGTGTATAGGAGTGGGGCAGGGTATCAGTATTGCATTGGAATTGGTTTGA
- a CDS encoding 2Fe-2S iron-sulfur cluster-binding protein has product MPQITYIDSDGNKHQVELPLGATIMEGAVQNDIKGIIAECGGSCMCATCHCYIGEEYLDKLPEMEEEEDEMLEGAVAPRTERSRLGCQVRISNALDGLVVEIPQEQ; this is encoded by the coding sequence ATGCCACAGATTACTTACATCGATTCAGACGGAAACAAGCACCAAGTAGAACTGCCTTTGGGCGCTACGATTATGGAAGGTGCAGTTCAAAACGACATTAAAGGAATTATCGCCGAGTGCGGAGGTTCCTGCATGTGCGCCACTTGTCATTGCTACATTGGCGAGGAATACCTCGACAAACTCCCTGAAATGGAAGAAGAGGAAGACGAAATGTTGGAGGGAGCAGTAGCACCTCGAACAGAAAGAAGCCGCTTGGGCTGTCAGGTTCGGATCAGCAATGCCTTGGATGGTTTGGTCGTAGAAATTCCTCAAGAACAATAA
- a CDS encoding NAD(P)/FAD-dependent oxidoreductase has product MKKNVIIIGAGHAGIQAAASLREEGFEGSICIFSEDADFPYQKPPLSKGYLDGSQQKNSIMFRSEAWYENNQVELKLGELVDKVDVSQNTVYATSGVYTFDFLVFATGAYNRELPIPIKGTDQPLYLRTMKDADYLKVALDQENVQDILVIGGGFIGLEIAAYAAKSGKKVTVVEYQPRLMQRVLPPMLSEHFAAKHKAYGVDLRMGVGVQALNQDSRWTASLSTGETVAADQVVVGIGVLPSQNLAQQAGIKCSNGIEVNEFCETSATGVFAIGDCALHPNPFAGGGMVRLESVQNAVDQAKAIASTICGKPVSYHQVPWFWTHQYNLKLQMAGLSEGYDQLIVRGDVEGDKFSVFYFKNNQLIAVDSINKPADHLQARKWIQASYTPDVQKLSDDSIKLNEC; this is encoded by the coding sequence ATGAAGAAAAATGTCATCATCATCGGTGCCGGCCATGCAGGCATACAGGCTGCTGCTTCCCTTCGCGAAGAGGGTTTTGAAGGGTCCATCTGTATTTTTTCAGAAGATGCTGATTTTCCCTATCAAAAACCACCGCTATCCAAAGGCTATTTGGATGGTTCCCAGCAAAAGAACAGCATCATGTTTCGCTCTGAAGCTTGGTATGAAAACAATCAAGTGGAGTTAAAACTTGGGGAGCTTGTGGACAAAGTAGATGTTTCACAAAATACAGTGTATGCAACTTCAGGGGTTTATACATTTGATTTCTTGGTTTTTGCTACGGGTGCATACAACAGAGAATTGCCAATTCCTATCAAGGGAACAGACCAACCGCTGTACCTGCGGACCATGAAAGATGCTGATTACTTAAAGGTTGCCCTCGATCAGGAGAATGTCCAGGATATTTTGGTGATTGGTGGAGGCTTTATCGGATTGGAAATCGCTGCCTATGCGGCCAAATCCGGGAAAAAAGTAACTGTTGTGGAGTATCAGCCACGCCTGATGCAGCGGGTTCTTCCGCCCATGTTAAGTGAGCATTTTGCCGCCAAACATAAAGCCTATGGAGTGGATCTTCGGATGGGTGTAGGGGTGCAAGCCCTGAATCAGGACTCCAGATGGACCGCTTCTTTGAGCACTGGAGAAACGGTTGCCGCAGACCAAGTAGTTGTCGGTATTGGTGTGCTCCCGTCCCAGAACTTAGCTCAACAAGCGGGTATAAAATGTAGCAATGGTATTGAGGTCAATGAATTCTGCGAAACGTCTGCAACAGGGGTTTTTGCTATCGGCGACTGTGCTTTGCATCCCAATCCATTTGCGGGTGGAGGAATGGTTCGTCTGGAATCTGTTCAAAATGCAGTAGATCAGGCAAAAGCCATTGCCTCTACCATTTGTGGGAAACCAGTGAGCTACCATCAGGTGCCTTGGTTTTGGACACACCAATACAATCTCAAATTGCAAATGGCCGGTCTATCCGAAGGCTATGACCAACTCATCGTCCGAGGAGATGTGGAAGGGGATAAGTTTTCGGTCTTCTATTTCAAGAATAACCAATTGATAGCTGTAGATTCTATCAACAAACCTGCAGATCATTTACAGGCGAGAAAATGGATTCAGGCTTCTTACACGCCTGACGTACAAAAGTTGTCGGACGATTCCATCAAATTGAACGAGTGTTGA
- the pcaG gene encoding protocatechuate 3,4-dioxygenase subunit alpha: MNKLGQTPSQTVGPYFAYGLTPEQYKFDHQSLATPVLLDAKKNSQDAIILRGKVYDLHGEAVDDAMIEIWQVDQEGKFQIKPHQGFFSIGRMGTGTIEGNWFEFTTCIPAAEKQDQAPAIHMIVFMRGLLSHVYTRVYFEDFKELNQEDPYLKLVAEERRSTLIAQKVQESPVTIYEFNLHMQGENETVFFDY; this comes from the coding sequence ATGAATAAGCTAGGACAAACCCCATCACAGACAGTAGGGCCCTATTTTGCCTATGGTCTGACACCAGAGCAATATAAATTTGACCATCAAAGTTTGGCTACTCCCGTTTTGCTTGATGCTAAGAAGAACTCTCAGGATGCCATCATTCTCCGAGGAAAGGTGTATGACCTCCATGGAGAGGCTGTGGATGATGCGATGATTGAAATCTGGCAAGTGGACCAAGAAGGTAAATTCCAGATCAAACCTCATCAAGGCTTTTTCTCCATCGGAAGGATGGGTACAGGTACCATAGAAGGAAACTGGTTTGAATTTACCACCTGCATTCCTGCAGCGGAAAAGCAAGATCAGGCACCTGCCATTCACATGATTGTTTTTATGCGAGGGCTGTTGAGTCATGTGTATACCCGTGTGTATTTCGAGGATTTCAAGGAATTAAATCAGGAAGACCCTTATTTGAAGTTAGTTGCCGAAGAAAGAAGAAGTACTTTGATTGCCCAAAAGGTACAGGAGAGCCCTGTTACAATATATGAGTTCAATCTGCATATGCAGGGCGAAAATGAAACGGTGTTTTTTGATTATTGA
- a CDS encoding SDR family NAD(P)-dependent oxidoreductase, producing the protein MDLNFKGKTVIITGAAIGLGKAFAEAFVQKGAQVAICDINLQAAQETALELGASALAYAMDVSNAAQVEEVVAAIHKDFGSIDILVNNAAMYGNLSRAPFYEISEKEWDKVMQVNIKGPWLLAKACFPYMKENGGKIVNISSATFMSGSPNWSHYVSSKGAVIGLTRTLAKECGPFNINVNAVAPGFTLTEASLSIMENAATYGVDRGSIKRSSSSEDIVGTVLYLSSALSDYVTGQTIVVDGGKQFI; encoded by the coding sequence ATGGATTTAAATTTTAAAGGAAAAACGGTCATCATCACAGGGGCAGCTATAGGACTGGGCAAAGCATTTGCAGAAGCCTTTGTCCAAAAAGGAGCTCAGGTGGCCATTTGCGATATCAATTTACAAGCAGCCCAAGAAACTGCTCTGGAACTGGGTGCCTCTGCCTTGGCCTATGCCATGGATGTGAGCAATGCGGCTCAAGTAGAAGAAGTGGTAGCAGCCATTCATAAAGACTTCGGATCCATCGATATCTTGGTCAACAATGCAGCCATGTACGGAAATTTGAGCCGTGCACCTTTCTATGAAATTTCAGAAAAGGAATGGGACAAGGTCATGCAAGTCAATATCAAAGGACCTTGGTTGCTTGCAAAAGCATGCTTTCCCTACATGAAAGAAAATGGCGGTAAAATAGTCAATATCAGTTCTGCCACCTTTATGTCAGGTTCGCCTAATTGGTCCCATTATGTGAGTTCCAAAGGTGCAGTTATTGGACTCACCCGAACGCTTGCCAAAGAATGTGGACCATTCAATATCAATGTCAATGCGGTAGCACCCGGGTTTACCTTAACGGAAGCCAGTCTTTCCATCATGGAAAATGCCGCTACCTATGGAGTAGATAGGGGCAGCATCAAAAGAAGTTCAAGCTCCGAAGACATCGTGGGGACAGTTTTGTACCTCAGTAGTGCCTTATCCGATTATGTGACTGGGCAAACTATCGTCGTCGACGGAGGAAAACAATTCATTTAA
- a CDS encoding CoA-transferase subunit beta yields the protein MQYNSTELMTVVASRILKNSDVCFVGIGLPSAACNLARLTHAPDITLIYESGTIQTKPDVLPLSIGDGELCETALTTVSVPEMFSYWLQGGRITVGFLGGAQIDKFGNINTTVVGDYHKPKVRLPGGGGAPEIAAFCHTIYVIMKQSPRAFVEKVDFITSFGHGDGPGQRKAMGLNTSGPSKIITDLCIMETEEATGEFIVTSIHPGVARETIQENTGWKIRFAEEVAITDVPELEELEALRLLNEKTKMAHQG from the coding sequence ATGCAGTATAATTCAACAGAATTGATGACCGTGGTGGCATCCCGGATATTAAAAAATTCCGATGTATGCTTTGTTGGAATTGGCTTGCCATCTGCAGCCTGTAATTTAGCCAGACTTACCCACGCACCAGATATCACCTTGATTTACGAATCCGGTACTATTCAAACCAAGCCAGACGTATTGCCACTTTCCATAGGGGATGGAGAACTGTGTGAAACAGCCTTGACCACCGTATCTGTACCCGAGATGTTTAGCTATTGGTTGCAGGGCGGGAGGATTACCGTAGGATTCCTAGGAGGGGCTCAAATTGATAAGTTTGGCAATATCAATACCACCGTTGTAGGGGATTATCACAAACCCAAGGTTCGGCTTCCCGGTGGAGGAGGCGCTCCCGAAATTGCTGCATTTTGTCATACCATTTATGTGATCATGAAGCAATCCCCTCGCGCTTTTGTGGAAAAAGTGGATTTTATCACCTCTTTTGGCCATGGAGATGGTCCCGGTCAGCGAAAAGCCATGGGACTTAACACGAGTGGCCCATCCAAAATTATTACCGACTTGTGCATTATGGAGACAGAAGAGGCGACGGGTGAATTTATTGTCACATCCATACACCCAGGGGTAGCTAGGGAAACTATCCAAGAAAATACCGGGTGGAAGATTCGATTCGCAGAAGAAGTTGCCATTACTGATGTTCCCGAGTTGGAAGAGTTGGAGGCATTGAGATTATTGAATGAAAAAACTAAAATGGCCCATCAGGGCTAA
- the pcaH gene encoding protocatechuate 3,4-dioxygenase subunit beta, producing MDTTQNQRDWTSHPPLIAPGYKSTIFRGPSQNLITVPELMKPSSGPIFGLESVAPLDHDLTKNGIKNGEPLGERIVVSGRVLNQHGQPLKNTLIEVWQANAAGRYVHKRDQHHAPLDPNFFGAGRCVTNEEGIFKFYTIKPGAYPWGNHPNAWRPNHIHFSVFGPNIGTRLVTQMYFPGDPLLDYDPIYLAVPEKARERLISSFDLGLTEEGFALGYQFDIVLRGHHSTPFENE from the coding sequence ATGGATACTACACAAAACCAACGCGATTGGACAAGCCATCCACCCTTGATAGCTCCAGGCTATAAATCCACCATTTTCAGAGGACCTTCTCAAAACCTGATTACCGTACCCGAATTGATGAAACCGAGTTCCGGACCCATCTTCGGTTTGGAGTCTGTGGCTCCCCTTGATCATGATTTGACCAAGAATGGCATCAAAAACGGTGAACCGCTTGGAGAACGTATTGTAGTCAGTGGAAGGGTGTTGAATCAACATGGACAGCCACTGAAAAATACGCTTATTGAAGTATGGCAGGCCAATGCAGCGGGAAGGTATGTACACAAGCGTGACCAACACCATGCCCCTTTGGACCCCAATTTCTTTGGTGCAGGGAGATGCGTGACCAATGAAGAAGGCATTTTTAAGTTTTACACCATCAAGCCAGGTGCCTACCCTTGGGGAAATCATCCCAATGCCTGGAGACCTAATCACATTCATTTCAGTGTATTTGGACCCAATATCGGTACGCGCTTAGTAACCCAGATGTATTTTCCAGGAGACCCCTTGTTGGATTATGATCCCATTTACTTGGCTGTTCCAGAAAAAGCACGTGAGCGCTTGATTTCAAGCTTTGACCTGGGCTTGACCGAAGAAGGTTTTGCCTTGGGTTACCAATTTGACATTGTATTGAGAGGACATCATTCAACCCCTTTTGAAAATGAATAA
- a CDS encoding lyase family protein: protein MIDRKIFRTYWGYPQVNSHVSDVSFIRAILTYESCLASCQSSLGIIPKEAAQAIHEAVNRVRVDDGLIQQVDSSTAENGIPIIAVVEAIKEQLDQSYHPFLHVGVTSQDLIDTAHMLALQQLTKDFQQVFSGNFQSLVKSWLEHSDWICMARTRQQQALPVTFGYKLYHWFSPLVDSLKILEQLRFPVSLGGPVGDMRAFGEQGKVLTEKLAEALGMDDFGAVWHQNRQPVLEIVNVYERILMQLRKILQDWIFLANSEIAELRLLTKGKSSAMAHKNNPVQLEQAMVLVSIALDSIQNYKKHAIFSSERDGVSWTLEWYYLSALDSQLQLAAHGFLKTMHLMEWQKEALGRHASFFQHQLQEAVLSKGFKEELLRLLLSEED from the coding sequence ATGATTGACAGAAAGATTTTCAGAACTTATTGGGGGTACCCTCAGGTGAACTCACATGTTAGCGATGTAAGTTTCATTCGTGCGATTTTGACATACGAATCATGTCTAGCTTCCTGTCAATCCAGTTTAGGTATCATTCCAAAGGAGGCTGCTCAAGCCATCCATGAGGCTGTCAATCGAGTGAGGGTAGATGATGGCTTGATTCAACAAGTGGACAGTTCCACTGCGGAAAACGGTATTCCCATCATCGCAGTGGTTGAGGCCATAAAAGAGCAGCTGGACCAAAGTTATCATCCATTTTTACATGTTGGGGTTACTTCTCAAGATTTGATTGATACGGCGCACATGCTTGCACTTCAGCAACTGACCAAAGACTTTCAGCAGGTTTTTTCTGGAAATTTTCAATCCTTGGTAAAGTCTTGGTTGGAGCATAGTGATTGGATATGTATGGCACGAACCCGACAGCAACAGGCACTGCCAGTGACTTTTGGATACAAACTCTACCATTGGTTTTCGCCATTAGTGGATAGTTTGAAGATACTCGAACAACTCCGGTTTCCGGTTTCTCTGGGCGGTCCTGTAGGGGATATGCGGGCATTTGGTGAGCAGGGGAAGGTGCTTACGGAAAAGTTGGCTGAGGCCTTGGGCATGGATGATTTTGGAGCTGTTTGGCATCAAAATAGGCAGCCGGTTTTAGAAATTGTAAATGTTTACGAACGCATCTTGATGCAATTGAGAAAAATCCTTCAGGATTGGATTTTTTTGGCTAATTCAGAGATTGCTGAGCTTCGCTTGCTTACAAAGGGAAAGAGTTCGGCCATGGCCCATAAAAACAATCCCGTGCAGCTCGAACAAGCGATGGTTTTGGTAAGCATAGCCCTAGATAGCATTCAAAATTATAAAAAACATGCTATCTTTAGTTCCGAGCGGGATGGGGTGAGTTGGACATTGGAATGGTACTATTTGTCGGCTTTGGATAGTCAGCTTCAATTGGCCGCGCATGGATTTTTAAAAACGATGCATTTGATGGAATGGCAAAAAGAGGCTTTGGGAAGGCACGCCTCTTTCTTTCAGCATCAGTTGCAGGAAGCAGTCTTAAGCAAAGGTTTTAAAGAGGAATTGCTGAGATTGTTGCTATCCGAAGAGGATTGA
- the pcaD gene encoding 3-oxoadipate enol-lactonase, which produces MQAVRIHDTTIHYAYNKGEKNLCLVFINSLGTDFRIWDAVIDGLGTEFGTLRFDKRGHGLSSLGAVEKGSISSYAADVIGLCEVLDLDKIVLVGLSIGGLISLDIYQRYPDKIAGIVFMDTAPKIGTAEAWNNRIQAISTKGMQAVAPSILTNWFSPSFQEQQPAAFALYQAMLERADVLGYRIACEAIRDADYTETAQGIAIPVICMVGEEDKSTPVALVQGFAQLMNCSLITIPNAGHLPCVDSPKRTTVILQDFISAL; this is translated from the coding sequence ATGCAAGCGGTTCGGATACATGATACCACCATTCACTACGCATACAACAAAGGGGAGAAAAACCTTTGCTTGGTGTTTATCAATTCTTTGGGTACGGACTTTCGCATTTGGGATGCCGTGATTGATGGCTTGGGTACCGAATTTGGGACACTCAGATTTGACAAAAGGGGTCATGGGTTAAGTAGTTTAGGAGCTGTTGAAAAAGGCAGTATTTCTAGCTATGCAGCTGATGTGATAGGCCTATGTGAAGTCTTGGATTTGGATAAAATCGTTTTGGTCGGACTGTCCATTGGTGGCTTGATTAGCTTGGATATCTACCAACGTTATCCCGACAAAATTGCAGGAATCGTCTTTATGGATACCGCTCCAAAGATTGGAACGGCAGAAGCTTGGAACAATCGCATACAAGCCATTTCCACGAAAGGAATGCAAGCGGTAGCTCCTTCGATATTGACTAATTGGTTTTCACCGAGTTTTCAGGAGCAACAGCCAGCAGCATTTGCCTTGTATCAAGCCATGTTGGAACGGGCGGATGTTTTGGGTTATCGGATTGCCTGTGAAGCAATTCGGGATGCGGATTATACTGAAACCGCTCAAGGTATTGCTATTCCGGTAATCTGTATGGTAGGCGAAGAGGATAAGTCCACTCCTGTTGCATTGGTTCAAGGCTTTGCCCAATTGATGAACTGCTCCTTGATTACAATTCCCAATGCAGGGCATTTGCCTTGCGTAGATAGCCCCAAGCGGACTACGGTCATTTTACAAGATTTTATTTCAGCACTATGA
- the pcaC gene encoding 4-carboxymuconolactone decarboxylase, whose product MNPTDKYQKGMQTRKSVLGEAHVAKAEAAKTSFDEGFQQFITESAWGTVWSSEHLTKRERSMITIALLAGLGHEEELILHFKATQQTGASLEDIQEVLMHVAIYAGVPAANTAFRIAKQVFNL is encoded by the coding sequence ATGAATCCAACAGATAAGTACCAAAAGGGCATGCAAACCCGCAAATCAGTCTTAGGAGAAGCCCACGTTGCCAAAGCGGAGGCTGCAAAAACTTCCTTTGATGAAGGATTCCAGCAATTTATTACGGAATCCGCTTGGGGTACTGTCTGGTCTTCTGAGCATTTGACCAAGCGGGAACGCAGCATGATTACCATAGCGCTCTTGGCAGGTCTTGGACATGAAGAGGAATTGATCCTGCATTTCAAAGCAACCCAGCAAACAGGTGCAAGCCTGGAAGATATTCAAGAAGTATTGATGCATGTGGCCATTTATGCAGGTGTGCCAGCTGCCAATACTGCCTTTAGAATAGCCAAACAAGTCTTTAACCTTTAA
- a CDS encoding cytochrome P450, translating to METITEQKFQFNPYSPIMDADPFPFYKTLRDQYPCFWSDDVNMWILSRYDDIKRAGVEWETFSSSEGNLVDELPGRSGSTLGTTDPPRHDRLRKLIQSAFAKNNLMHLMDPTKELVTEVLDKVLEMGSFDFVQDFSSQITVGTLFAMMGLPDEDHHEVRRNVILSIQSDQETRQKGPEHIGGFKFLTNYVEDIVRQRRADPKDDLISRLILAEIDGDKLEEAEIIMTSATIILAGVESLSSFLSMMAYNMATFPDARRRIAADASLMPKAIEETLRFNTSAQRFKRVLTKDLEMHGQQIKKGDFVMLCYGSANRDERFFRNPDVYDLERNTRGHLGFGGGVHLCLGNMFARMITTIAMGEFFTRIPEYYISTEQLDWNPSTTFRSPVKLPLTIGK from the coding sequence ATGGAAACCATCACCGAACAGAAATTTCAGTTTAACCCCTATAGTCCAATCATGGACGCCGACCCTTTTCCATTCTACAAAACGCTACGCGATCAATATCCTTGCTTTTGGTCGGATGATGTGAATATGTGGATTTTGTCCCGCTACGATGATATCAAACGTGCTGGAGTAGAGTGGGAAACATTCTCTTCCAGTGAAGGAAATTTGGTGGATGAGCTCCCAGGAAGATCTGGTTCAACCCTAGGCACTACTGATCCTCCCCGTCATGATCGCTTGCGCAAGCTTATCCAATCAGCCTTTGCAAAAAATAATTTGATGCACCTGATGGACCCTACCAAGGAGTTGGTTACAGAGGTCTTGGACAAGGTGCTGGAAATGGGTTCATTTGACTTTGTGCAAGACTTTTCCAGTCAAATTACGGTGGGAACCCTATTTGCCATGATGGGCTTGCCCGATGAGGACCATCACGAGGTTCGTAGAAATGTGATTTTGTCCATTCAGTCAGATCAAGAAACCAGACAAAAAGGACCAGAGCATATCGGTGGCTTTAAGTTTTTGACCAACTATGTGGAAGATATCGTGCGTCAGCGAAGAGCAGACCCGAAGGATGATTTGATTTCTCGCTTGATTTTGGCGGAGATCGACGGAGATAAATTGGAAGAGGCGGAAATCATCATGACTTCTGCTACCATCATCTTGGCGGGAGTGGAGTCGCTTTCCAGTTTCTTATCCATGATGGCTTACAACATGGCCACCTTCCCCGATGCCCGTAGGAGAATAGCAGCCGATGCCAGCTTGATGCCAAAAGCTATCGAGGAAACCCTTCGCTTCAATACCTCTGCACAGCGCTTCAAGCGGGTATTGACCAAGGATTTGGAGATGCATGGTCAGCAAATAAAAAAAGGAGATTTCGTCATGCTTTGTTACGGATCTGCCAATAGAGATGAGCGCTTTTTCAGAAACCCTGACGTGTATGATCTGGAAAGAAATACGAGAGGTCATTTGGGATTCGGAGGCGGTGTTCATTTGTGCCTGGGCAATATGTTTGCCCGGATGATTACCACAATCGCTATGGGTGAATTTTTCACCAGAATACCTGAATATTACATCAGCACGGAACAGTTGGATTGGAATCCATCCACTACTTTCCGCTCACCGGTCAAGTTACCTTTGACCATTGGAAAATAA
- a CDS encoding HD domain-containing protein, which yields MEILQENHIAIWEEAKEFLTIRDNDVHTLHSYQLVKLLLDWHAEADREVCLLAMMLHDTGWSRIPEDKILKAFGPNNQYPELTRAHEVYGMEIALGLLEKHGYSKEFIAQVTAIIDGHDTTAEARSLEDSLVKDADKLWRYTPHGVATIGKWFEIEKAEVLDILDGHVLPKLLTKEGKWLAKSFLEVSYTELNAGTLIKQ from the coding sequence ATGGAAATCCTTCAAGAAAATCATATCGCCATTTGGGAGGAAGCCAAGGAATTTCTGACTATCCGAGACAACGATGTTCATACCCTCCATTCCTATCAGTTGGTGAAATTACTCCTTGATTGGCATGCAGAAGCTGATAGAGAGGTGTGCTTGCTAGCGATGATGCTGCACGATACCGGATGGAGCAGAATACCCGAGGATAAGATTTTGAAGGCATTTGGTCCCAATAATCAGTATCCTGAGTTGACCCGTGCGCATGAAGTATATGGGATGGAAATAGCCTTAGGGCTCTTGGAAAAACATGGTTATTCCAAGGAGTTCATTGCCCAAGTGACAGCTATTATCGACGGGCATGACACCACCGCCGAAGCGAGATCTTTGGAAGATTCCCTTGTGAAGGATGCTGACAAATTGTGGAGGTATACCCCTCACGGTGTCGCCACCATCGGAAAGTGGTTTGAAATTGAGAAAGCGGAAGTCTTGGATATTTTGGATGGGCACGTCTTACCAAAATTACTCACCAAAGAAGGGAAATGGTTGGCCAAATCCTTCTTAGAAGTGTCATACACAGAACTGAATGCAGGTACATTAATCAAGCAGTAA